The genomic stretch ATGAGAGATTTGGATTTAATACACTAATTAATGTGTGATATATTGTTCTTGATAATTTAATTTGATCTTAAATCAAATATGCACATTATTTAAATATGATTTGATGGGTATGTAATGTGATTTAATTGGATGGATATGTAATGTGTGATATATTGTTCttttatttgatttggttttaaagaagaaaaaaaacaagatGTTAATGTGTTTTTAAAGGATAATAAATAGAGTTAAATTAGTTGAGAAAAAGAGACAACACTGTTAAATAGTGTTATACAACATGACCATATTGTAGAGATGAAAACTATGAGAAATCTCATAAGTTGTGGCACACACAACTTAGTCAATAGATAACACGATCAACTTGTGGTGTGATGGACAACACAATCGTGTTATCCATCAACTTCTGCGCAACCGTTTAAAATTTATGAAATCTTGAGATTTAAACAGCACGTAAATCCATATATCTCATATCATTGTCTAATCACGTAACTTCTCTTTGTATGGACATTGTAGAAATTTATAAACATATTTTTTagcttttgtttttgttcttgtcgTACTTCAGCCGAAGATATATATCAAGTATTgtttatacatatttatttttccttacgttttaatttatctatttcactttattttttttattatgtataaGTTATCACCTATCTTGGGATAACAGGAATTCCAATAGTAGATCatttataaaattctttattttttatcgTTATTGgtcaaaaagatttaatttggCCTTATTGTAATTCACTATTGTATTTGGGCAATTTGCATAATCTCACAATCATGCGAATGGCATAAATGAGAAGTTTGTTTATCTAACTTATCGAATATCACCGTTGTAAATGAGCAACTACCTAATATTGGATAATTTAGTGAAAGACTACAAGAATAAATGTGATTATTTGAATTATAAGGCGAAACAACATGATTGATACATCAAAATAGTTTTAACAATTTTAAGATCACGTTTAGAACACAACTTTGTTATACgtcaattataaaattataagacCATTAATCTGAAGTACAATTTTTTACTCCAAAAAAACACTTAAATTACAAAAAGTGATGTCTGATTTATAACGTCTAATACCTATGACAATAGAAAAAAGAATAGAAATATGATATATCATTGTGAGAAGTCATTATTCCAAAATACTACTATAATAATTATACTAATTATTTGTTCCGCTAGTCAACACGAAAATTATAATTAGTACTCAACAAAGTATTTGTGGgaagatatttattttattacatgATATAGTTGCACACTTGCGGTCATAATAAGCTTTTGGCGTTGTTGCCAAGTATCGCGGCGCTAAAAACGCTTAGGAGGGAGATCACCCGAAAGCAATGAAGTCGCAACTAAATTTTACTTTTGAAAAGGAAAAACGCGATAAAACTTTTAAAGAACAAAAATATGGTCATCGCAACTGTTGAGAATCCGTTAGAGGTCAATTAGTAATGATTGATATTCAATTAGTCATAATTGTAATTGTTGGTTCATTGCAGGGAGCATCTACATTCGGTCAAGAGCAACACACAAGTgaaagagacaccacatattcacccaaaaccttaaggtgataggtgtatgggtcgtctcacttataaagtgctcaaCCTCCACTTTTCCAAGAAATGTGGGACTAACAACTCACACTTTCATAAAACaatctccccctcaagtgtgagtccatccATTATGCTCCCGCTTGACACTTGCacacaacaatctcccccttaagTGTGAATCCATCCACTATGTTCCCCCTCAAGTGAAAGCTCTTTCATCCATATACACTTGTAACGATGTTGCGGGCACAATAATGAGACACGCCGCCTGACCACCACATTGTCAAGAAGACTTTCGATACAAGGAGTCGGTCCCTTAATTGAACCatcagctctgataccactgGTGGGTCATCGCGGGGAGCATCCACATTGGGTCAAGAGTAACACACAAGTgaaagagacaccacatattcatccaaaatattaaggtgataggtgtatggatcatctcacttataaagtgatcaacctccacttttctaagcaatgtgggactaacaaCTCACACTTGCACACAATAGTAATTAGAATATTTCCTATTGTTTATAACCATATTTGCATATAAATATACAACATATGTGATCATATTCGAAACATAGAAACACAATTACAACAAGGTATCTATAGTTCGTCGACCCACTCTCTTCcactaatttaatttttttcatttttccgaCCAAAATCGACCTTGTCGCCATTAGCGTCACCTCTCCAAACTACCTTCCGGCGAGATACCTATATCATTGGAATCTCTTGTCCCAAATCGGCCAGTCCCCAAGATCTCCTTGTCGCCCGCCTTGCCATGCGCCATTTCTGCTCCTACGCGTAAATCTCACGCATAACCGCTCCAGCCACGCGTGACAGCACATTCGACGACCTTTTTCGTTGCTGCTCATCGTCATCGTCGTCCTGCCCTATTTTCAAATTTGTGCTTAGTTTTTCATTTCAATCCATCAACTCTCATGGGAAACACCAATTATGTCACATTTACTAAGGTTTCGCTTATCATGTGTGAGAAACTAACTAGAATATCCAACTACAACATATGGGCTGATGTTGTCAAGATGTGGTTTCACGGTCAAGGATAGGAAGATCACCTAACCACAAAATCAGATAATATTCCCGCTGCCAAACGCGATAAGTGAAAACAAGTTGATGCTTCTTGATGCACTGTGTTATGGTTTTCTATAATAACTAATCTCCAAGTACAATACCGAGCCTTTACCACTTGCTATGAGGTTTGGAAAAAGGCTAAAAAAGTTTGTTCTAACGATGTCCATAATCTTTAGTGTCATCTTCAAACTCAACTATTTGAAATTAGAGAATATAGATATGCAAGTCTATTTAATTAAGCTTGATGAGTTGAAGGAAAATTTCATAATCCTAATGCCTTTTACAaaagatgcaacaattaatgttgAACAACGCAGTAAGTGTTTCATGATCATGGTACTTGTCAGACTACCACCAGAACTCGATTCAGTTCATAACTAGATTTTATCCAGATGTGTTATTCCTAACTATGAAGTAGTTATAGAACAAGTGTTGCACTTGGCTACACCTTATGCTTTTGAACTGATTTCTACTCTATCTCCCACTAAATCATCTGCTTTTGATTCCCACTACCATGTTGTGGTGAACGAACCGGAGGACGTGGTAGTCAAAGCCATGGTATTCATTGTAACTATTGCAATCGTTACGATCATATTGAAGCTGAATGTCATACCAAGGTAaggcaacaacaataacaacaaccacGGGTTGCTGCTTTTGCTCAACCGACTATCACCAACGATGTTATTATTCCCACCGATGATTATAATGATTTCCTTCTATACAAAGCAGACTGCCACCATCATCATATACCGATGTTACTCTATTTGGTAATCATGGAGCCTTTGTCTCTACATCCTCTCTTGGTCCGTGGGTCCTTAATTCTGATGCCTCTTATTATAAGACAGGTAATAGATCTCTTTTTTATCTCATTTGTCTTATTATGATTCTTTACCTCATGTCAATGTGGTGGCCGAttctaaaatcaaaattcaagaCCTTGGTCAGGCACACTCACTTTCACACTTAACAATTAGCAAATTTCACCTTTTTAAATGTTGAACTACTAAGTTTTAAATAATTAGACGAAGGATCCAAAGGAAAAGTTTTATTATCTAACATATATAGTTTAcacattaaaatagttttaacttATATGACTAAATAAGATAATTTAcacattaaaataattttaatcatcTTGATGTAAAAAAAATCCCATTCTAATAATCTAATTATTTAAGTCGACTAGCCAaaataaaaatgccaaaattttgtATATGCATTCCACGAGTGAAGTTAAAGAATAATATCTTGAAATTgatctttaatttttattttacataatttgtattttgttttatttgGGTGCATCTATATATTGAAgacattttataaaaaatataaaatgattgGTCaagataaaacaaggaagaaaaaACATAATTAGTGACTATAGTAAATTTTGTGCAGCCTTATATGAACAATATCCTTTAATTTTGTCTATATTGATTAGATAATACGGAGTATATACATTACTTCAAACAGAATGTCCCAATTTTCTTATTCATAAAAATACGGCCTGCTTTgacaaaatataattatttaattatataaacttTGATTTGTCGAATAAATTACATACACGACAATGGAGGCTTTTCTATAGTCTATACAATACAAAGTTAATAGACGTGAAAGATTGAAAAAACTTCACTATATGAAAATGACATAAAATTtactaatatattttaataattatatatttttcatatatttttttattttagtcatgCCACTTTCACAAAAAAGACTATCgtaagagaaaaagttttgataaTTTATAAGATCGTTTTGACTTTAATTTGACCTTAAATTTTTTCGAACAATTTGTTCTTAATTGAATCTAAACTTTATTTATGTAAGCTTAATCTTAGTtatctaattattattatttttattttttattaataatatagtggtgtttgattaatttatttttttaaaaaaattaggttAGGTTCTTATTTTAATGAAGATATAGAGTATGTGGTTGAGGACTTAAGACCAAGTCATCCATTATAAGGTCTTGTTTTATATTCCAACTCTCCATCATTGTTTTCTTTCCATTCATCCAAATGGCAAAATGACCAAGTCAACCATTATAACATAGCCTCAATTTTCCATCTCCTTTGTCTTCTTCTAACAAATTGTCTACACTCATGTTTTATATGCTTGTCCAACACTAagatattatataatttaatttggaatattaTAAAGtggaacaaatatatataaaggCTAAGCTAGTAGTACTACATAGAATAGAATCATATAACTAAAACTCtaagaggatcatgagtcaagCACTAGCAAGAAAGATATCATTCTCATGGGAAAAGAAACCAGGTATCTCTAAGGAAAGTTTTAGTACTCATGGTGAAAATATGATTATTCAAAGAGAGAAGGATTTGAAGGCTAAGTTACCACCTCCTCCAAGTTCATTAGATGGATCAAGTACTCCTAGGAATCTTGGTCATGATTTTCAAATTCCACTTCCTCCTTGTGCTTTTCAACCTCCTTATTATAGAACTTGTTCTAAAAAGGGACTTGATGATGATCCTTTTTTGGCAGCTTATAAAGAGTGTACCAAGAGTAAGAAAAGTGGTAAGAGGGACAAGAAGTTGAGTAAAGGTGGTGGTAGTTTTTGTGTATTTAGGTCTTTTTTCTCATGTAAGAGATCTTGTCATGTTTATGACAATAATTTGGGTAGAATCTCTCATCACTCCCCACAAAACATAGATTGAGGTTGACATGTATGGTTTAATTAATCACATATGTAGTTACTTTCATGAACTTGTGTTTTGTTTAGACTAGTCAAACAACTCTAGTGTTATGTTCTAGGGGTGTGAATAATAGTTTCTTAAAATGTTATAAATGATAGTACTTATGATGCCTCTAGTTAACAAGGTAAAAACCATTTCAATCTAACttagtttttgatttttgaaCGAAAGGGGTGATATTTGGAGTTAAGCCAATTTAAGCCCCCTTAGACAAAAAGGTATGAAATTTCTTTACATTTCTCACacgcttttatttatttaaaaaacaaaattggtTTAGGATTCTAGAATTTAGGACGTAATTTTAGTTTTTAGAATATACAATTTGAGTATGACTAAAATCAAGAAAACAAGACATCATCATACACAGATTATTAACAGATTATTAAACAATAATAtttaatacatcaacaacaacaatataaatataagggttaatagtagtttaccccctgtaatatgaacGTGTTTTGATTTACCTCCACCGTtgtcaaaggcaggttttggcaacaatttttttgaaaaaaccgttgccaaaaggtagggaggggggaaaagcaaaattcgctaacattacagggggtgaattactattaaccctaaatatAAATCAAATGATAGACGAACACAACTTATCTAGAGGGGTGAATAGATTCTTTGTTAAAAATGAACTAGTGAAAATGTTTAGATCAATTCCTCTAATCTAAACCGTTATCAAAAAACTCGGATATGCGTTAAACATACATTATATGCaatgataatgataaaacaatagaGACAATATATTTCAACACGTTTAAATATGATTACACTAGTAATGTGTTTCCAATAAAATATAAAGCAACAAACACTAAGGCAAATTGTCAAACACTTGAGGTGAAATCAATGTTGATCAAATTTTTCTTAtggttttgttgatttgaaattcaaatacAATCTTATAGATTGTAACAAATTCAACCAAACAGTTTTGAAACGATAACAATTTTATCTAATTGTGTCGATTGCAcaatcaacaaattcaacaatttaCAATTGAAAGTAAATGAGAGAGATGGATAGAGAGAGAACACaagatttgtttaggcagttcacaAATCATTCTCGTTATGACTCCGCCTGCCTTCAAATCCAAACAAAATTGAGATAATCAATCTTACTTTGCAAAAACCATTTACAGAGAATAGTAGCAATCCAATCCTACAAACCCTATGTTTGATGTTAATTCTAACTCGTTCACTTTCCTTGATCTTGAGCTCGATCAAGTCACCTAACAATACCAATTTGATCCTCCGATTACCGCTACTCCTTTGATTGAACCACCACTCTTCAAAGCTTTCATCCGGTTGAATCCAAATTGCGAATTGTTGTCATCCGATAATACCAACTGATCCTCCGGTTACCGATACTCCTTCGACAGTATCACCTTCTTCGAAGCTTTCACTCGGATGAATCCAATTGCAAACTATCATGACCCAGGATTTCCAAATGATCCTCCGGTTACCGTTACTCCTTCGATAAAACCACCTTCTTTAAAGCTTTTGGTCGGTTGAATCCAATTGCGAATTATCGTGATTCAAGATTTCCAAACGATCGTCCGGTTACAGTTACTCCTTCGATAAAACCACCTTCTTTAAAGCTTTCACTCAGATGAATCTGAATTGCGAAATCTTATGCAAAACCCCATATCAACAccttgatcttggaggacaaacccTAACTGGTTTTCGCAATGAAACCCTCAAATATTCTTAACCCAATTTATAATTCAACAACCAAAATCAGACGTTATCAATCTGAATCTAGATGACACCTAACaataatgattatgtgtaattattGGGTGTATGCATAGATGAGAGATTGGAGATGAAGATAACTCTTTGTATGTTTATGGTTTTATCATGtttgaaatgatgcatgtatgaggtATTTATCTGTGTGCAAGACGGAGGCAAAAAGAAAACTAGAGGTTTAGAAAATATTacagattttcaaaaaatttagcaCATGTGTCAACAAATGTAAGTCATGTGTCGACTCATTTTGACACATGTGTCGACCTGTATAGGTCATGTGTCAACCCATGCATTACAGAGCCTACAGACTTTAAAAATCACCGGCATGTGCCGACTCATTATT from Vicia villosa cultivar HV-30 ecotype Madison, WI linkage group LG4, Vvil1.0, whole genome shotgun sequence encodes the following:
- the LOC131600588 gene encoding uncharacterized protein LOC131600588, with the translated sequence MSQALARKISFSWEKKPGISKESFSTHGENMIIQREKDLKAKLPPPPSSLDGSSTPRNLGHDFQIPLPPCAFQPPYYRTCSKKGLDDDPFLAAYKECTKSKKSGKRDKKLSKGGGSFCVFRSFFSCKRSCHVYDNNLGRISHHSPQNID